The Caulobacter sp. FWC26 genome contains a region encoding:
- a CDS encoding response regulator transcription factor, producing MSSPETALVLEDQAETREHLLAALSEAFPGVVARGAGDLAEARSFLDGGGPPDLALVDLALPDGRGVDFLRDLAERSGGATRSVVVTIYADDAHLFDAIAAGAGGYLLKDMGREELVRYLRRLEAGETPLSPAVARRMLDYFRARPAPLAAVEPEAALTPRETEVLRLIGRGLRSGEAAKVMGVTELTVAGYVKAIYRKLNICSRAEAALEAQRRGLV from the coding sequence ATGAGTTCCCCCGAAACCGCGCTTGTCCTCGAAGACCAGGCCGAGACCCGCGAGCATCTGCTGGCGGCGCTGTCCGAAGCCTTTCCGGGGGTCGTCGCGCGGGGCGCGGGCGATCTGGCCGAGGCGCGGTCGTTCCTGGACGGCGGCGGTCCCCCGGACCTGGCTCTGGTGGACCTGGCCCTGCCGGATGGTCGCGGCGTCGACTTCCTGCGGGATCTCGCCGAACGCTCGGGCGGCGCCACGCGCTCGGTGGTCGTGACCATCTACGCCGACGACGCCCACCTGTTCGACGCCATCGCGGCGGGGGCGGGCGGCTATCTGCTGAAGGACATGGGGCGCGAGGAGCTGGTGCGTTACCTGCGCCGGCTGGAAGCAGGCGAAACGCCGCTGTCGCCGGCCGTGGCCCGCCGGATGCTGGACTACTTCCGCGCCCGCCCCGCGCCGCTGGCCGCGGTCGAGCCCGAAGCGGCCCTGACCCCGCGCGAGACCGAGGTGCTGCGCCTGATCGGCCGGGGCCTGCGTTCGGGCGAGGCGGCCAAGGTGATGGGCGTCACCGAGCTCACCGTCGCCGGCTACGTCAAGGCGATCTACCGCAAGCTCAACATCTGCTCCCGCGCCGAGGCGGCCTTGGAGGCGCAGCGACGGGGGCTGGTTTAG
- a CDS encoding ATP-binding protein, with protein MRVSSPTTLLLGVVLLCVATALAGVWMAISPPWLGARFQARADGAVVIAKLVPDGPLARAGAKVGDRLAGIGADLTAPLLRAQDTGAFEQAATERAHRDMSRRQAALAEALSARPPVLRLASADGAQRVATLDERVRPLNRLGAEFWANLAFGLIATLIVGWVWALRPRDLATQLFALTGLSMLAFTFGWAVNASVELVADGAMASGAHLLNMVGAVAYGGAMIAFFLVYPTRVTRLPVAWLVPLCVLVWALTPLLPGNPPLESTGQSVTTLEMALIIVAIGVQAFASRKNPAAMAAARWLGLSVILGAGAFIGNVALPIALGREPFLDSRFSLGFFVVIYVGMAVGLRRYRLFELDQWAFRILFYISAGAALLAVDGLLITALGAAPGAALGVSLLVVAFAYLPFRDLLWRLTLGRRTMKEHEMFAAVAQVALVHDVEARAKAWRDLLAKVYEPLEVAPSAAGRVRAEILEEGVGLGLPAAAGSTALDLRFPFRGRGLFGTAQAQLADQLVSLLAQIEQGRDAYARGVIEERLRIARDLHDDVGARLLSGLHRHDLSQTREAMRGAIGDLRSIVSGLSGRDLPLEAVLADLRHETAERLEAAGIALDWPPVELVDPDRTAPYRVYKNLTSAVREVISNAIRHAGATRVSVDVREAEGRLAVTIADDGVGLPDAPGGRRSGLANLERRLGEIGGEVEIPPAEQGLTIRLSAPLEVSAAA; from the coding sequence ATGCGCGTCTCATCCCCCACCACCCTGTTGCTCGGCGTCGTGCTGCTGTGCGTGGCGACGGCCCTTGCCGGCGTGTGGATGGCGATCAGCCCGCCTTGGCTGGGGGCGCGCTTTCAGGCGCGGGCCGACGGGGCGGTGGTCATCGCCAAGCTGGTTCCGGATGGTCCCTTGGCGCGGGCCGGCGCCAAGGTCGGTGACCGGCTGGCGGGGATCGGCGCGGACCTGACCGCGCCGCTTCTAAGAGCCCAGGACACCGGCGCCTTCGAGCAGGCCGCCACTGAGCGCGCGCATCGCGACATGAGCCGTCGGCAGGCCGCCTTGGCCGAGGCCTTGTCGGCGCGCCCCCCCGTCCTGCGTCTGGCGAGCGCAGATGGCGCCCAGCGCGTGGCGACCCTCGACGAGCGCGTGCGGCCGCTGAACCGGCTGGGCGCGGAGTTCTGGGCCAACCTGGCCTTTGGCCTGATCGCCACCCTGATCGTCGGCTGGGTATGGGCCCTGCGGCCGCGAGACCTGGCCACCCAGCTCTTCGCCCTGACCGGCCTGTCGATGCTGGCCTTCACTTTCGGCTGGGCGGTCAACGCTAGCGTCGAACTGGTCGCCGACGGGGCGATGGCGTCTGGCGCGCACCTGCTGAACATGGTGGGCGCAGTGGCCTATGGCGGGGCCATGATCGCCTTCTTCCTTGTCTATCCGACCCGGGTCACGCGGCTGCCCGTGGCCTGGCTGGTCCCGCTCTGCGTGCTGGTCTGGGCGCTGACGCCGCTCTTGCCCGGTAACCCGCCGCTGGAGAGCACAGGCCAGTCTGTGACCACCCTCGAGATGGCCCTGATCATCGTCGCCATCGGCGTCCAGGCCTTCGCCAGCCGCAAGAACCCCGCCGCCATGGCCGCCGCCCGCTGGCTCGGGCTGTCGGTGATCCTGGGCGCGGGGGCGTTCATCGGCAATGTCGCCCTGCCGATCGCCCTGGGGCGCGAGCCCTTCCTGGACAGTCGCTTTTCGCTGGGCTTTTTCGTCGTCATCTACGTCGGCATGGCCGTGGGCCTGCGCCGCTACCGGCTGTTCGAGCTGGACCAGTGGGCGTTCCGGATCCTGTTCTACATCAGCGCCGGCGCGGCGCTGCTGGCGGTCGATGGGCTGTTGATCACCGCTCTCGGCGCGGCGCCGGGCGCGGCGCTGGGGGTGTCGCTGCTGGTCGTGGCCTTCGCTTACCTGCCGTTCCGTGATCTTTTGTGGCGGCTGACCCTGGGCCGGCGGACGATGAAGGAGCACGAGATGTTCGCCGCCGTGGCTCAGGTGGCCCTGGTGCATGACGTCGAGGCGCGGGCCAAGGCCTGGCGTGACCTGCTGGCCAAGGTCTACGAGCCGCTTGAGGTCGCGCCCAGCGCCGCCGGCCGCGTCCGGGCCGAAATCCTGGAGGAGGGCGTGGGCCTGGGCCTGCCCGCCGCCGCAGGATCGACGGCGCTGGACCTGCGCTTTCCCTTCCGTGGCAGGGGCCTGTTCGGTACGGCCCAGGCGCAGCTCGCCGACCAGCTGGTGAGCTTGCTCGCCCAGATCGAGCAGGGCCGGGACGCCTATGCCCGGGGCGTGATCGAGGAGCGCCTGCGCATCGCCCGCGATCTGCACGACGACGTCGGCGCGCGGCTGCTGTCGGGCTTGCATCGCCATGACCTTTCCCAGACCCGAGAGGCCATGCGCGGGGCGATCGGCGATCTGCGCTCGATCGTCTCGGGCCTGTCGGGCCGCGACCTGCCGCTGGAGGCGGTGCTGGCCGATCTTCGCCACGAAACCGCCGAGCGTCTTGAGGCCGCCGGGATCGCCCTGGACTGGCCGCCGGTGGAGCTGGTCGACCCCGATCGCACCGCGCCCTATCGCGTCTACAAGAACCTGACCTCGGCCGTGCGCGAGGTGATCTCCAACGCCATCCGCCACGCCGGCGCGACGCGCGTCAGCGTGGACGTGCGCGAGGCTGAAGGGCGCCTGGCGGTGACGATCGCCGACGACGGCGTCGGGCTGCCCGATGCGCCGGGCGGGCGCCGCAGCGGCCTGGCCAATCTGGAACGCCGCCTGGGCGAGATCGGCGGCGAGGTCGAGATTCCGCCGGCCGAGCAAGGTCTGACCATCCGTCTTTCCGCCCCCCTTGAGGTGAGCGCCGCCGCATGA